The proteins below are encoded in one region of Ferroplasma acidiphilum:
- a CDS encoding nicotinate-nucleotide--dimethylbenzimidazole phosphoribosyltransferase yields MEIVEGNNVYNKITDRHDILYILLGGTTQVSTIPGISAAGASPELTKLTPVLDSEIISAGKCISYDVVPMTEEGIPTPSIITRGANEISGINTLIMDAGFIQDPAVPFIKTSLGSAGDGSKEKALQFYERAKAYGSYLGNLLDGKYKFIFLAESVPGGTTTAHTVLSSIGIGEMTSSSMKNSPDAIKESFTARALERTGKLPGYNDSVAEFGDYMMAISLGIGSVINKSTLFYAGGTQMATVFYLDRLINGNNNRYVFTTGYIMKDKEKLMRKLAGQSVLYANMNFSGITGLKYYDEGYVKEGTGFGAAFGISYLLGGNTAPVYSNIKKVYRSFLK; encoded by the coding sequence ATGGAAATAGTTGAAGGCAATAATGTTTATAACAAAATTACAGATAGGCATGATATACTTTATATTCTTCTTGGAGGTACAACTCAGGTATCAACAATTCCCGGTATTTCTGCGGCAGGTGCGTCTCCGGAGCTTACCAAACTGACACCGGTACTGGATTCTGAAATAATATCAGCAGGGAAATGCATAAGCTATGATGTTGTTCCAATGACAGAAGAGGGCATTCCTACACCATCAATAATAACAAGGGGGGCCAATGAAATATCGGGCATAAATACCTTAATTATGGATGCTGGATTTATCCAGGATCCTGCAGTTCCATTCATAAAAACATCACTGGGAAGTGCGGGTGACGGCTCAAAGGAAAAGGCATTGCAATTTTATGAAAGGGCAAAGGCTTATGGGAGTTATCTCGGGAATTTGCTTGATGGAAAGTATAAATTTATATTTCTTGCAGAAAGTGTTCCTGGAGGTACCACAACTGCCCACACTGTACTTTCCTCTATTGGCATTGGTGAAATGACAAGCAGTTCAATGAAAAATTCTCCAGATGCAATAAAAGAATCATTTACAGCCCGTGCACTGGAGAGGACTGGAAAGTTGCCAGGTTATAATGATAGCGTGGCTGAATTCGGCGATTATATGATGGCAATTTCCCTGGGTATTGGCAGTGTTATTAATAAATCAACATTATTTTATGCAGGAGGTACCCAGATGGCAACAGTTTTTTACCTTGACAGGTTGATAAATGGCAATAATAACCGGTATGTCTTCACAACAGGCTATATTATGAAAGATAAGGAAAAACTTATGAGAAAGCTTGCCGGGCAAAGCGTATTATATGCAAACATGAATTTTTCCGGGATAACTGGATTGAAATATTACGATGAAGGATATGTAAAAGAAGGCACTGGATTCGGTGCGGCTTTCGGAATATCATACCTCCTTGGCGGCAATACTGCACCAGTATACAGCAATATAAAAAAAGTGTACAGGTCCTTCCTGAAATGA
- a CDS encoding cobalamin biosynthesis protein produces the protein MIELLVLALLILFFSILFDVVIGEPQNRIHPVVFIGITISNLKTRFISKNNKIAAGCFFLISIILINTVPLLAVLYLLYIAKNTILLILFAFIYIYFLKSTFSIRGMGTHVNRIINALEKGDLDSAKKYTSLVVRRDTSSMDSGKIASAAVETIAEGFVDGYLTPMFFYAFFGIAGAMVARVINTMDSNIAYRDNIHYEFGRCTAIGDSITNFITSRMAPFIFGISAFLLGIKYAKTRIVNTTDSLNAGYSMGAMAKVLGIRLEKSGEYIINPDAKSPGVNDIKKAMRIYYLSSVLTLLIFVIPVMLVLFVLHIFLLF, from the coding sequence ATGATTGAATTGCTTGTCCTGGCATTATTAATTTTATTCTTTTCTATTTTATTTGATGTTGTTATAGGGGAGCCTCAAAACAGGATACACCCCGTAGTTTTTATAGGCATTACAATATCAAATCTAAAAACACGGTTTATTTCAAAGAATAATAAAATAGCAGCCGGATGTTTTTTTCTTATTTCTATTATACTTATAAATACGGTTCCATTGCTTGCCGTACTGTATTTATTATACATAGCCAAAAATACTATATTGCTTATTCTTTTCGCTTTTATCTATATATATTTCCTTAAAAGTACATTTTCTATAAGGGGTATGGGAACACATGTAAACAGAATTATAAATGCACTGGAAAAAGGTGATCTGGATTCTGCTAAAAAATACACATCCTTGGTTGTCCGGAGGGACACCTCCAGTATGGATTCTGGCAAAATCGCATCTGCGGCAGTAGAAACTATTGCAGAAGGCTTTGTAGATGGATATCTCACTCCAATGTTCTTCTATGCGTTTTTTGGCATCGCTGGTGCAATGGTGGCCCGGGTTATCAATACTATGGATTCCAATATAGCATATCGTGACAATATCCACTATGAATTCGGGAGGTGCACTGCAATTGGAGATTCTATTACAAACTTTATCACTTCAAGAATGGCACCATTTATATTCGGCATCAGTGCTTTCCTTCTGGGCATTAAATACGCAAAAACCAGGATAGTAAATACAACAGACAGCCTGAATGCAGGATACAGCATGGGGGCAATGGCTAAAGTGCTTGGCATCAGGCTTGAGAAATCCGGTGAATACATAATAAATCCTGATGCAAAATCCCCCGGTGTTAATGATATAAAGAAAGCAATGCGTATATACTACCTTTCCTCAGTTTTAACCCTGCTGATATTTGTTATTCCAGTAATGCTTGTCCTGTTTGTGTTGCATATCTTTCTCTTATTCTAA